One segment of Colius striatus isolate bColStr4 chromosome 11, bColStr4.1.hap1, whole genome shotgun sequence DNA contains the following:
- the CDCA7 gene encoding cell division cycle-associated protein 7 isoform X2, translating into MGPSRPQRRTCSGRRNFTAFRNTKPIPMETSSSSDDSCDSFGSDNFANTKRKLRSDTKEELAKIFREASDNESFCGFSVNEIQDSLKLESDSEENEAGAESEAALRRQKRSVPLKVALKFPPRRSERRKGEKMEPLPEKLMPAPDSDSDSEEKGAVFLEKRALNIKENKAMLAKLMAELKNVSGIFDGRKSLPTVSHGPKRPPRRSLPRSALRRNPDRSSRPHTRSRSLIEGPPTPLPEEEDDDRYILVRRRKMSDEDLEHEARTPRRGHRGAMALPHIVRPVEEITAEELNNICGSAREKVYNRAVGSTCHQCRQKTIDTKTNCRNPECVGVRGQFCGPCLRNRYGEDVRTALLDPTWRCPPCRGICNCSFCRQRDGRCATGVLVYLAKYHGYDNVHAYLKSLKQELGMED; encoded by the exons ATGGGTCCGTCGCGCCCGCAG CGCCGAACTTGTTCAGGAAGGAGGAACTTCACAGCATTCCGAAACACGAAACCGATTCCCATGGAAACATCTTCATCCTCTGATGACAGTTGTGACAGTTTTGGTTCTGATAATTTTGCAAACACA aaacgCAAGCTTAGGTCAGATACTAAAGAAGAACTGGCAAAAATTTTTCGCGAAGCCTCTGATAATGAATCCTTCTGTGGATTTTCAGTGAATGAGATCCAAGATTCATTG AAACTGGAATCAGATTCAGAAGAGAATGAAGCAGGTGCTGAAAGTGAGGCAGCCCTGAGAAGGCAGAAACGCTCTGTTCCTCTAAAAGTAGCCTTGAAGTTTCCACCTCGAAGgtcagagaggaggaagggtgAGAAGATGGAACCTCTTCCTGAGAAGTTGATGCCTGCTCCAGATTCAGACTCTGACTCTGAAGAAAAGGGTGCTGTGTTTTTAGAAAAAAGAGCTttaaacataaaggaaaacaaagcaatg CTTGCAAAACTAATGGCCGAgttgaaaaatgtttctggcATCTTTGATGGAAGAAAATCATTGCCAACTGTCAGTCAT GGACCAAAGCGACCTCCAAGGCGTTCATTGCCCAGAAGTGCCTTGAGGAGGAACCCAGACCGAAGTTCTCGGCCTCACACAAGATCCAGGTCCCTGATTGAAGGTCCTCCTACTCCTTTaccagaagaggaagatgatgaCCGGTACATCTTAgtgagaagaagaaagatgtCTGATGAAGACCTAGAG CATGAAGCCCGAACTCCCAGGAGGGGTCACCGTGGTGCCATGGCTCTTCCACACATCGTGCGCCCAGTTGAGGAGATAACAGCAGAAGAGCTGAACAATATTTGTGGATCCGCCAGAGAGAAAGTATATAACAGGGCTGTG GGATCCACCTGTCATCAGTGTCGCCAAAAAACCATCGACACCAAGACCAACTGCCGCAACCCCGAGTGCGTGGGTGTGAGGGGCCAGTTCTGTGGGCCCTGCCTCCGCAACAGGTATGGGGAGGACGTCAGAACTGCGCTGCTGGACCCG ACCTGGAGGTGTCCACCATGTCGTGGAATCTGCAACTGTAGCTTCTGCAGGCAGCGTGATGGACGGTGTGCTACTGGGGTCCTGGTCTATCTGGCCAAGTACCATGGCTATGACAATGTCCACGCCTACTTGAAAAG TCTGAAGCAAGAACTTGGAATGGAAGACTGA
- the CDCA7 gene encoding cell division cycle-associated protein 7 isoform X1, with protein sequence MGPSRPQRRTCSGRRNFTAFRNTKPIPMETSSSSDDSCDSFGSDNFANTKRKLRSDTKEELAKIFREASDNESFCGFSVNEIQDSLKLESDSEENEAGAESEAALRRQKRSVPLKVALKFPPRRSERRKGEKMEPLPEKLMPAPDSDSDSEEKGAVFLEKRALNIKENKAMLAKLMAELKNVSGIFDGRKSLPTVSHQGPKRPPRRSLPRSALRRNPDRSSRPHTRSRSLIEGPPTPLPEEEDDDRYILVRRRKMSDEDLEHEARTPRRGHRGAMALPHIVRPVEEITAEELNNICGSAREKVYNRAVGSTCHQCRQKTIDTKTNCRNPECVGVRGQFCGPCLRNRYGEDVRTALLDPTWRCPPCRGICNCSFCRQRDGRCATGVLVYLAKYHGYDNVHAYLKSLKQELGMED encoded by the exons ATGGGTCCGTCGCGCCCGCAG CGCCGAACTTGTTCAGGAAGGAGGAACTTCACAGCATTCCGAAACACGAAACCGATTCCCATGGAAACATCTTCATCCTCTGATGACAGTTGTGACAGTTTTGGTTCTGATAATTTTGCAAACACA aaacgCAAGCTTAGGTCAGATACTAAAGAAGAACTGGCAAAAATTTTTCGCGAAGCCTCTGATAATGAATCCTTCTGTGGATTTTCAGTGAATGAGATCCAAGATTCATTG AAACTGGAATCAGATTCAGAAGAGAATGAAGCAGGTGCTGAAAGTGAGGCAGCCCTGAGAAGGCAGAAACGCTCTGTTCCTCTAAAAGTAGCCTTGAAGTTTCCACCTCGAAGgtcagagaggaggaagggtgAGAAGATGGAACCTCTTCCTGAGAAGTTGATGCCTGCTCCAGATTCAGACTCTGACTCTGAAGAAAAGGGTGCTGTGTTTTTAGAAAAAAGAGCTttaaacataaaggaaaacaaagcaatg CTTGCAAAACTAATGGCCGAgttgaaaaatgtttctggcATCTTTGATGGAAGAAAATCATTGCCAACTGTCAGTCAT CAGGGACCAAAGCGACCTCCAAGGCGTTCATTGCCCAGAAGTGCCTTGAGGAGGAACCCAGACCGAAGTTCTCGGCCTCACACAAGATCCAGGTCCCTGATTGAAGGTCCTCCTACTCCTTTaccagaagaggaagatgatgaCCGGTACATCTTAgtgagaagaagaaagatgtCTGATGAAGACCTAGAG CATGAAGCCCGAACTCCCAGGAGGGGTCACCGTGGTGCCATGGCTCTTCCACACATCGTGCGCCCAGTTGAGGAGATAACAGCAGAAGAGCTGAACAATATTTGTGGATCCGCCAGAGAGAAAGTATATAACAGGGCTGTG GGATCCACCTGTCATCAGTGTCGCCAAAAAACCATCGACACCAAGACCAACTGCCGCAACCCCGAGTGCGTGGGTGTGAGGGGCCAGTTCTGTGGGCCCTGCCTCCGCAACAGGTATGGGGAGGACGTCAGAACTGCGCTGCTGGACCCG ACCTGGAGGTGTCCACCATGTCGTGGAATCTGCAACTGTAGCTTCTGCAGGCAGCGTGATGGACGGTGTGCTACTGGGGTCCTGGTCTATCTGGCCAAGTACCATGGCTATGACAATGTCCACGCCTACTTGAAAAG TCTGAAGCAAGAACTTGGAATGGAAGACTGA